In the genome of Rhodamnia argentea isolate NSW1041297 chromosome 3, ASM2092103v1, whole genome shotgun sequence, one region contains:
- the LOC115757063 gene encoding stigma-specific STIG1-like protein 3, with translation MKHLRKVFLMVLLMAIVAFNAASAFLSSSPEGGSYLTYGEEEEEEEDGVSGETQDQSSFETLNPAASLRGAGRFLTQAASSRAVPTCDKYPRICRDKGSPGPDCCKKKCVNVSADRLNCGMCGHKCKYSEICCRGQCVNPMSDKKHCGGCNNKCNRKKGSSSSSCVYGMCSYA, from the coding sequence ATGAAGCACCTAAGGAAAGTATTTCTCATGGTATTGCTCATGGCAATAGTGGCATTCAATGCTGCATCTGCATTCTTATCATCTTCACCAGAAGGCGGCTCGTACCTTActtatggagaagaagaagaagaagaagaagacggcgTTTCGGGCGAGACCCAAGATCAGTCGTCCTTTGAAACCCTCAACCCAGCAGCTTCACTCCGAGGCGCAGGCCGGTTCCTCACGCAGGCCGCTAGCTCGAGGGCCGTGCCAACGTGCGACAAGTACCCGAGGATCTGCCGGGACAAGGGAAGTCCCGGGCCGGACTGTTGCAAGAAGAAGTGCGTGAACGTGAGCGCCGACAGGCTGAACTGCGGGATGTGCGGGCACAAGTGCAAGTACTCGGAGATATGCTGCAGAGGTCAGTGTGTGAACCCCATGTCGGACAAGAAGCATTGTGGGGGTTGTAACAACAAATGCAACAGGAAGAAGggctcttcctcctcttcttgcgTTTATGGGATGTGTAGCTATGCATGA
- the LOC115731980 gene encoding probable WRKY transcription factor 31 isoform X2 — protein sequence MDTAGWGLTLDSSSSDSFFPKKPSGFLKLKRDRDPLPTHSSGLGDSSSAAAARMFPAIDFSSTLGRHDPNPPSSSPPEAADRPRVVVGEVDFFSDSKNRSSLAAGGEEAKATSVSVKKESSAAAAAAAAAGARSELNVNTGLRLLTANAGSDESTVDDGVSSDVEDRRAKNELAHLQVQLQRMNAENHRLREMLGQVSSNYSSLQLHLSSLLQQQQQQNNGAELTQDREGMIEKNQTVVPRQFLDLGPASADEISNSSSEERTRDGSRSPLHNVEVASSAVVHNSKVDQDSSGTRDGGKRSVRNESPDDSETQGWAPSKAPKLDAAARTSIDQSAEATMRKARVSVRARSEAPMITDGCQWRKYGQKMAKGNPCPRAYYRCTMAVGCPVRKQVQRCAEDRSILITTYEGNHNHPLPPAAMAMASTTSAAVNMLLSGSMSSADGIMNPNLLARAILPCSSSVATISASAPFPTVTLDLTHSPNPLQIQRPQPQFQVPFPGQPQSFGSLPSQSLPQAFGQALYNQSKFSGLQLSQEIANSSQLGQQVASLPQHLQQQAAHHHHHQQQQPTSLSDTLSAATAAITADPNFTAALAAAISSIIGGAHPNNSTTTTTSTPAAAAASNNNNTNTSTSNNKMSSFPGN from the exons ATGGACACAGCCGGATGGGGCCTCACCCtcgactcctcctcctctgaCTCCTTCTTCCCCAAAAAGCCCTCCGGCTTTCTGAAGCTCAAGCGCGACCGCGACCCCCTCCCCACCCACTCCTCCGGCCTCGGCgactcctcctccgccgccgccgccaggATGTTCCCCGCCATTGACTTTTCCTCCACCCTCGGCCGCCACGACCCCAACCCGCCGTCTTCGTCGCCGCCGGAGGCGGCCGACCGGCCTCGGGTCGTCGTCGGCGAGGTCGACTTCTTCTCCGATAGCAAGAACAGATCGTCTCTAGCCGCCGGTGGCGAGGAGGCTAAGGCCACCAGTGTGAGCGTCAAGAAGGAGAGCTCCGctgcagccgccgccgccgccgccgccggtgcGAGGTCGGAGCTGAACGTGAAC ACTGGTTTGCGCCTCCTCACTGCTAACGCCGGGAGTGACGAGTCAACCGTGGACGACGGAGTCTCATCTGATGTCGAGGACAGAAGAGCCAAGAacgag TTGGCTCACCTGCAAGTGCAGCTGCAGAGGATGAACGCGGAGAACCACAGGTTGAGAGAGATGCTCGGCCAAGTCTCGAGCAACTACAGTTCATTGCAGTTGCACCTCTCTTCGCTgctccagcagcagcagcagcagaacaaTGGAGCTGAGCTCACGCAAGATCGCGAG GGCATGATTGAGAAGAACCAAACGGTGGTCCCGAGGCAGTTTCTTGATCTCGGCCCGGCATCGGCCGACGAGATCTCGAACTCTTCGTCGGAAGAGCGAACCAGGGACGGTTCGAGGTCGCCGCTGCACAACGTGGAAGTCGCGTCTTCGGCAGTGGTTCACAACAGCAAGGTCGACCAAGATAGCTCCGGCACTAGAGACGGCGGTAAAAGAAGCGTTAGGAACGAGAGCCCCGACGACTCGGAAACTCAAGGTTGGGCTCCCAGCAAGGCGCCCAAGTTGGACGCTGCGGCGAGGACGAGCATTGATCAGTCCGCAGAAGCCACGATGAGGAAGGCCCGCGTCTCCGTTCGCGCTCGATCCGAGGCTCCCATG ATTACGGACGGATGCCAGTGGCGGAAATATGGACAGAAGATGGCGAAGGGAAACCCGTGTCCTCGAGCTTATTATCGTTGCACCATGGCCGTCGGTTGCCCGGTTCGCAAACAA GTCCAACGATGCGCTGAAGACCGGTCGATTCTGATAACGACCTACGAGGGCAACCACAACCACCCGCTCCCGCCGGCGGCGATGGCCATGGCCTCGACCACCTCGGCGGCGGTCAACATGTTGCTCTCGGGGTCGATGTCGAGCGCGGACGGGATCATGAACCCGAACTTGCTGGCCAGGGCGATCCTGCCTTGCTCATCGAGCGTGGCCACGATCTCGGCCTCGGCCCCGTTCCCGACCGTCACGCTCGACCTCACCCACTCCCCGAACCCATTGCAAATCCAAAGACCCCAACCCCAATTCCAAGTCCCCTTTCCGGGCCAACCCCAAAGCTTCGGCTCATTGCCTTCGCAGTCACTTCCTCAAGCCTTTGGGCAAGCCCTCTACAATCAATCCAAGTTCTCCGGCCTCCAATTGTCTCAAGAAATTGCCAATTCGTCCCAATTAGGTCAACAAGTCGCCTCGCTACCACAACACTTGCAACAACAAgccgcccaccaccaccaccaccaacaacaacaaccaacTTCGCTGTCCGACACGCTCAGCGCGGCCACGGCCGCCAtcaccgccgaccccaacttcACCGCGGCTCTCGCCGCCGCCATCTCCTCCATAATCGGCGGTGCGCATCCCAACAACAGCACCACCACCACAACCAGCACCCCCGCCGCCGCGGCTgccagcaacaacaacaacactaACACCAGCACGAGCAACAACAAGATGAGCAGCTTCCCAGGAAATTAG
- the LOC115731980 gene encoding probable WRKY transcription factor 31 isoform X1 produces MDTAGWGLTLDSSSSDSFFPKKPSGFLKLKRDRDPLPTHSSGLGDSSSAAAARMFPAIDFSSTLGRHDPNPPSSSPPEAADRPRVVVGEVDFFSDSKNRSSLAAGGEEAKATSVSVKKESSAAAAAAAAAGARSELNVNTGLRLLTANAGSDESTVDDGVSSDVEDRRAKNEQLAHLQVQLQRMNAENHRLREMLGQVSSNYSSLQLHLSSLLQQQQQQNNGAELTQDREGMIEKNQTVVPRQFLDLGPASADEISNSSSEERTRDGSRSPLHNVEVASSAVVHNSKVDQDSSGTRDGGKRSVRNESPDDSETQGWAPSKAPKLDAAARTSIDQSAEATMRKARVSVRARSEAPMITDGCQWRKYGQKMAKGNPCPRAYYRCTMAVGCPVRKQVQRCAEDRSILITTYEGNHNHPLPPAAMAMASTTSAAVNMLLSGSMSSADGIMNPNLLARAILPCSSSVATISASAPFPTVTLDLTHSPNPLQIQRPQPQFQVPFPGQPQSFGSLPSQSLPQAFGQALYNQSKFSGLQLSQEIANSSQLGQQVASLPQHLQQQAAHHHHHQQQQPTSLSDTLSAATAAITADPNFTAALAAAISSIIGGAHPNNSTTTTTSTPAAAAASNNNNTNTSTSNNKMSSFPGN; encoded by the exons ATGGACACAGCCGGATGGGGCCTCACCCtcgactcctcctcctctgaCTCCTTCTTCCCCAAAAAGCCCTCCGGCTTTCTGAAGCTCAAGCGCGACCGCGACCCCCTCCCCACCCACTCCTCCGGCCTCGGCgactcctcctccgccgccgccgccaggATGTTCCCCGCCATTGACTTTTCCTCCACCCTCGGCCGCCACGACCCCAACCCGCCGTCTTCGTCGCCGCCGGAGGCGGCCGACCGGCCTCGGGTCGTCGTCGGCGAGGTCGACTTCTTCTCCGATAGCAAGAACAGATCGTCTCTAGCCGCCGGTGGCGAGGAGGCTAAGGCCACCAGTGTGAGCGTCAAGAAGGAGAGCTCCGctgcagccgccgccgccgccgccgccggtgcGAGGTCGGAGCTGAACGTGAAC ACTGGTTTGCGCCTCCTCACTGCTAACGCCGGGAGTGACGAGTCAACCGTGGACGACGGAGTCTCATCTGATGTCGAGGACAGAAGAGCCAAGAacgag cagTTGGCTCACCTGCAAGTGCAGCTGCAGAGGATGAACGCGGAGAACCACAGGTTGAGAGAGATGCTCGGCCAAGTCTCGAGCAACTACAGTTCATTGCAGTTGCACCTCTCTTCGCTgctccagcagcagcagcagcagaacaaTGGAGCTGAGCTCACGCAAGATCGCGAG GGCATGATTGAGAAGAACCAAACGGTGGTCCCGAGGCAGTTTCTTGATCTCGGCCCGGCATCGGCCGACGAGATCTCGAACTCTTCGTCGGAAGAGCGAACCAGGGACGGTTCGAGGTCGCCGCTGCACAACGTGGAAGTCGCGTCTTCGGCAGTGGTTCACAACAGCAAGGTCGACCAAGATAGCTCCGGCACTAGAGACGGCGGTAAAAGAAGCGTTAGGAACGAGAGCCCCGACGACTCGGAAACTCAAGGTTGGGCTCCCAGCAAGGCGCCCAAGTTGGACGCTGCGGCGAGGACGAGCATTGATCAGTCCGCAGAAGCCACGATGAGGAAGGCCCGCGTCTCCGTTCGCGCTCGATCCGAGGCTCCCATG ATTACGGACGGATGCCAGTGGCGGAAATATGGACAGAAGATGGCGAAGGGAAACCCGTGTCCTCGAGCTTATTATCGTTGCACCATGGCCGTCGGTTGCCCGGTTCGCAAACAA GTCCAACGATGCGCTGAAGACCGGTCGATTCTGATAACGACCTACGAGGGCAACCACAACCACCCGCTCCCGCCGGCGGCGATGGCCATGGCCTCGACCACCTCGGCGGCGGTCAACATGTTGCTCTCGGGGTCGATGTCGAGCGCGGACGGGATCATGAACCCGAACTTGCTGGCCAGGGCGATCCTGCCTTGCTCATCGAGCGTGGCCACGATCTCGGCCTCGGCCCCGTTCCCGACCGTCACGCTCGACCTCACCCACTCCCCGAACCCATTGCAAATCCAAAGACCCCAACCCCAATTCCAAGTCCCCTTTCCGGGCCAACCCCAAAGCTTCGGCTCATTGCCTTCGCAGTCACTTCCTCAAGCCTTTGGGCAAGCCCTCTACAATCAATCCAAGTTCTCCGGCCTCCAATTGTCTCAAGAAATTGCCAATTCGTCCCAATTAGGTCAACAAGTCGCCTCGCTACCACAACACTTGCAACAACAAgccgcccaccaccaccaccaccaacaacaacaaccaacTTCGCTGTCCGACACGCTCAGCGCGGCCACGGCCGCCAtcaccgccgaccccaacttcACCGCGGCTCTCGCCGCCGCCATCTCCTCCATAATCGGCGGTGCGCATCCCAACAACAGCACCACCACCACAACCAGCACCCCCGCCGCCGCGGCTgccagcaacaacaacaacactaACACCAGCACGAGCAACAACAAGATGAGCAGCTTCCCAGGAAATTAG
- the LOC115757083 gene encoding uncharacterized protein LOC115757083 produces MSFAFIVPPMASLLTIKSPSFHFQVTQLLVLLIVLTPAQSISHCRTSCGGVPIRYPFGVDDGCGSPYYRRLLVCSETGNLELRTPSGRYPVRNISYNDPHILLTDPFMWNCLDRDNFRPTRAFSLDTSTHLSLSPQNDYLFFNCSEEDVIIEPKPMFCERYPDRCDSSCDSSSYLCRHLPECASALRSGSCCSYYPKATESLRLMLKYCASYTSVYWRNIGAGPYDEVAEYGIRVDFDIPVTTRCLTCQDNLKGGGICGFDTQTENFLCICDGRNDTASCKDRGFSGHGKTAVIAGTVTAVSGAGAIGIGAGIWFWRKVRAKAPVTCGVQTNDNRLF; encoded by the exons ATGTCTTTTGCTTTTATAGTGCCTCCAATGGCTTCTCTCCTCACCATCAAATCACCATCCTTCCATTTCCAGGTAACTCAACTTTTGGTTTTGTTAATCGTCCTCACACCGGCTCAATCGATTAGCCACTGTAGAACCTCATGCGGAGGCGTTCCGATACGCTACCCGTTCGGCGTGGACGATGGCTGCGGCAGCCCCTATTACCGCCGCCTCCTCGTTTGCTCCGAGACCGGCAATTTGGAGCTCCGGACCCCTTCTGGCCGGTACCCGGTTCGCAACATAAGCTACAACGATCCACACATCCTGTTGACTGACCCGTTCATGTGGAACTGCCTGGACCGCGACAACTTCCGCCCCACGCGTGCGTTTAGCCTCGACACGAGCACGCATCTGTCTCTCTCCCCGCAGAATGATTACCTGTTCTTCAACTGCAGCGAGGAGGATGTCATCATCGAACCAAAGCCGATGTTCTGCGAGCGGTACCCTGACCGGTGCGACTCGTCATGCGACAGCTCGAGCTACCTGTGCCGTCACTTGCCGGAATGCGCCTCGGCATTGCGATCGGGCTCTTGCTGCTCTTATTATCCAAAAGCCACCGAGTCACTTAGGCTCATGCTCAAGTACTGTGCTAGCTACACTAGTGTGTACTGGAGGAACATTGGAGCGGGTCCTTATGATGAGGTGGCGGAGTACGGTATTAGAGTCGATTTCGACATTCCCGTGACAACTCGGTGCTTGACATGCCAGGACAATCTGAAGGGCGGCGGGATTTGCGGGTTCGATACACAAACAGAGAACTTTTTGTGCATTTGTGATGGTAGGAATGATACTGCTTCTTGTAAAG ATCGCGGCTTTTCGGGGCATGGCAAGACTGCGGTAATTGCAG GGACCGTAACTGCAGTTTCAGGAGCAGGAGCCATAGGAATTGGAGCTGGAATTTGGTTCTGGAGGAAAGTGAGGGCAAAAGCACCGGTCACATGTGGAGTCCAAACCAATGACAACAGACTCTTTTAA